The genomic window GGCATGAACTCGGCCTATTTGAGCGACGCGTGCTCCTTTGGGGCTCGCCACACCCGGCAAACACAGTTACAGCGGCGCGTTTGGATCCCATCGTCGCTCTTCGGCCCACCTCAGCCAAGAGAGGCACTACCGCGCGTGACTGTGCTGAGCCCCGACCGTGTACAGGACGACGCTAGAGCTCTCAACCAAACGTGCCTGGACCGTGACCTCAGGAAGCCTGGCCATGTCGTCGGAGCGCCATGACCCGCGCTCCAAACCGGTAGCACCCAGTTAGCCAAGATAAAGCGCGGGCGCCCACGCCTGGGTTTCGTGCTCACTTCCCGCGGGAAGCCCAGGACTTAGCTCCGACGGGCAACTGCAGGTTGCGGCCCGGGTGTAGGGGCCCGCTTCGAGGCAGGGCACGCTTGTTGCCCTCTTGGCGGATGCATGAACGGCGAGGTCGCCAAGCCTTCGAAGCGGAAGCGGAAGAGCGGGCCCCACCACCTGCCCCGCGTCGTGTGGCGACCACCTCAGGTATTGCGGGAGAGTCTCGATGCTTGGGCCTGGGAGCACGGGTTGGCCCGGGCCACCGCGGCAACCGAGCTCGTCGGCCGCGCTCTCCAGGGGGACAACGATGCCCTAAGCGAGGGAGCCGCGAACGAGACCCTGGATGAAATCGACAATGTCCGAACGGATCTTCGTGGTTTGGGGGCTCGACTGGCCGAGCTTCGCAGCCAGCTGGACACGCTCGGCCCCGCCACGCTGGCCGTGGAGCAGATCGTGGCCTATTGGCTGAGTCGGGATCCTGCGAACCGAAAGCTGGGTGAGACGCCAGAGATGCTGGAGGAGCAGCTCATCATCGAGATGAACCGCCGTGGCGCCGACAACTGGAATCTCCTCCACGAAGGCCAGGCGGGAGGGGGCCCCAGGCCGTGGGAGCCGCCGCCGGCACCGCTCCGAGGAGCCGTTGAGCGGCACATCTTGTACTGGGAGCGCCGCACACCGCCGGCTCAGCACGGGCAAGTCCAAGTGAGTCCTAGCAAGGAACGCCGGATCCGTTCTTTCGCTGCGTGCAACGGTTGCAAGCCGCGGGTGGCTCTCGAAGCCCTGCTCGACTTTGCCCTCTCGGCCGCGGGGGAGCCGGGAGTCCCCGCGTCGCAAACGGAAGAGATCATGGCCGCACTAACCGAGGTTCGGTGCTTCCTCGGGAGTCTCCGCACTCAGCTCCTGGCCTGCGCCCGCGACGCCGGACTCGTGGGCGAGCTCGTGGCGGGCCTGGCCCCCCTCCTCTCGCTGCTGTGCACGCAAGACCCGGGAATCCGGCACCCTGCGCTGCAGGGCGGGAGGCTGAGGATCGCGCCCGACGAGCTCTACGCCCGGCTGTCGGCTTACATCTCCTCGCAGGGTGCCTCTCGGTGGGACGCGCGTGTTCAGAGCCTCCTCGACGTCCCAGCTCCGGAGGGGCGACCCGTCAAGGGCGAGTCCGTGCGCCCTCGGCCGAGGAAGGGCGAGGAAGGCGGGGAGGGCTCCTGATGCATGTCATCCGAGGTCATTACCACCGGGACTCCGCTCGGGCCGGGCGGTACATCCACTACATCTCCCACCGCGAGGAGCGGCTCCCCCGCGGCGAGCGCCGCGAGATTCACGGGATTGGCGAGCGCTACAAGGAAGTCGCCCGCATGGTGCCCGACGCTCTCGAGCGTGAGCGGGCCTACCAGCGCTTGATTCAGGAGGATGCTCAGCAGCTCCGCCGACCGGTCTTCCACCAGCCAGTCTTTACCGTGGACGACAGGGCAGCGGCGGAGCTTGCCAGACTATCCCGGGCAGAAGCCGAAAGGCAGCTAAGCGACGCCTTGGCTAGGGCCGTGCGGGGCACGATGGCGGGACGAAGCATCCAGGGTGTGTACGCCATCCATTGGCACGGGGGAGACAGCCGTCCGGCTCACCCTCACATACACGCCCTTTTTAGCCCCTTGCGGCGGGACGGCCAGAGTCTCTACCTACCGAAGAGCGAGCTCCGCGCTCTTGGCGGGGCCTGGACTCAAGGAGTCGAATGGAGCTCCCTCCATCAGCAGGCTCACGCTGCCCGCCCCACCCCGGGCCCCATGAGCCAGCCTAGGATCGACTGTTGGATGAGGGGCACAGCCATGGCCCAAGCCATCCGGCAGGCTTCCTTTCCACGGCAGCTTCATCGGGGCCCCCTGGAGATGGTGGCCAAGGCGGCCTCGGTTACTCCCGCGCTGGCAGAGTGCCTCCCCGTGGCAATCGTGGCCGCGAGGATCGCAAGAGATCCCCTGCCCACGCTCCTCCGCCTAGCTGCCCAGACGGCACTCCAGCCCCTCCCCAGACCCGTCTCCGCCATTGCGCGTGCTGTCTACGGTCTCTCGCGAACCCTCAGGCCCCAGCCATGAGCGGGTTGGCTGTTCAAGACCCACGATTCCGCCGAAAGTGGCGAGAGGTATCCATCCCAAGGCCCGCCGCCCTCCCCCGCTACTCTCCAGCAAAGACTTGGGGGACTCGAACGGCCTCGCGGTTGCATGGCACTCGGCGTGCTGAGTCAAGCCCCGAGGAGGCCCCTTGGGGAGCGCTCGACCGAACGAGAGCCCCGGCCGAGCGTTGCTACCGAGAACAGGCTGCCCGGGGTTACTGGACCTGACTCGGTGTCCCCTAGTAGTACCGTGGCTTCTTGATTTGGCCCACCTGACCGGCGCACGCCAGGAAGGGCCGGAGGTATTAGCAAGTGGAGCAACGAGATCCCCGTCGACGTTCTGGCCTTGGCAGCGGGAAGCGTGAACGGCGCGTCGAGGACGCCGAATTCTGGATCTATTGGCAGCTTCCGAATGGGCGTTCTGGCAAGCTGGGCCCGTTTTGCCGGTTCCTTGACGCATCCGCTGCGTTCAATAGCTGTAATGAATCAGATGTCGATGGTTTTACCGCTGTGCGCCTGCGCTGGCGTACGTGACCGTGCCCACCCCGGGCTGTACGTGGGACCAGACAGGGCCAGCCGAGCAGGACCGCATGTCCCAGGCAGCGGCGCTGAGGTCATCAGTCCACGCCACCCCTCGCGTCTCCTAGGAGTGAGCCATGTTGCTAGCTGAGTGCCCAGCATGCGGGCCACTCCCAGTCCGGGCTCGGGGGGCTCCGATCTCTTGGAGGACCGGACGTTCGCCCAATCGGAGCGAGAGACGCGCCTCACGCTGGCGGCTGTCACCCTGGTTGGTCTTCAGGGCTACCTGGAAGGTCTCGACGACGAGCTCTTCACTCATGTGACTCGGGCTGCCCTGCGGGCGGCAGCTCTAAGAGCAGAGGCGTGCCCACCCAAAGCCCCCCTCCCCGAGCCCACGCCGCCCGTCGGGACCGGGCAGGGGCTGGCCAAGACAGTCGAACCCGACTGCCCATCCGTTCGTGGTACCTTGGCACCCTGATTGGCCCCCAAGACTCCTACTGGCCCGCCACCCCGGAGCAGGAGTGAGGAGGAAAGCATGAGGCGCTGGATCTTGGCCGTCGTGGCCCTTCTGGGCTTTGCCCTCCATCTGGCTGGCCAGGACGCTGCCCCGGCGGTGATGCCCGTCGGGCTTCAGGGCTACAAGGCCGATCCCGCCTGGCCGCAGAGACCGGCCGGGATCACGTGGGGCGAGATCCCGGGTGTGGCCGTCGACGCGCGGGACAACGTTTGGGTCTTCTCGCGTGAGGCGCCCCACCTGCAGGTCTATGCGCCCGATGGAAAGCTTCTGAAGACATGGCCCGAACTCGAGCACAAACGGGCCCACCACATCAAGGTAGACCCCGAAGGCGGCATCTGGCTCTCTGACGTGGGCCTTCACACCGTCCGCAAGTTCACGCCCGAGGGCAAGCTGCTCCTCACTCTGGGCACCCCCGGCGTTCCCGGCGAGGACCGCACGCACATGAATCAGCCCACGGACATGGCGATCGTGCCGAGCGGCGACATCTTCGTTTCCGACGGCTACGGCAACAATCGCGTGGTCCACTTCGACGGGAAGGGCGGGTTCGTGAAGGCCTGGGGCAGGCGAGGCAATGGGCCCGGCGAATTCAACCTTCCCCATGCAATCACCGTCGACTCCAAAGGCCGGCTTTACGTGGCCGACCGATCGAACGCACGGATCCAGGTATTCGACCAGAGCGGCACCTTCGTCGAGCAGTGGCGCAACCTGCTCGTGCCCTGGAGCCTGTGGATCACTCCCCAGGACGAGATCTGGACATCGGGCTCCTCGCCGACCCTGGCCTTCGATCCGCGGGGAATGACGGGACTCCCTCCCCCGGACCAGGCGTTCATGCGGCTGAACACTGCCGGCAAACTGCTCGAGCTCTGGTGCCCGCGGCTGGGAGCGGATGGCCAGGAGAAGCCCGGTGAGACCAACTGGGTCCATGCCCTGGCCGCGGACTCGAAGGGCAACCTTTACGCCGGCGACATCAGGGGCCACCGGGTGCAGAAGTTCGTCCGGGTGCGGTGAGGCAGCTAGCCAAGGTCCGCCGGCCGCAGGGGTAGTCTCCGAATACGACGACCGGTGGCGGCAAAGACCGCGTTGAGGACGGCCGGGGCCACAAGCGGGACCGGAGGCTCACAGATCCCCGAAGGCTGAGCGACGGTGGCGGGAAGGAGATGCGTCTCCACCCGGGGCATGTCCTTGAGACGCGGCACCGCGTAGTCACCGTAGCTTCCCTGTTGGACGCGCCCGTTCGCGATCGTGATCTCGCCGAAGAGGACGGTCGCCAAGCCCCACACCACACCGCTCTCGATCTGTTCCTCGACCCCCAGGGGATTCACGACCGGCCCGCAGTCCACCGCGACGACGATCCGGTCCACCCTCACCGTGCCATCCGACACCGTGACCTCGGCACACATGGCCATGTGGGTATCGCCGTCGTACACGTTGGCGGCGATGCCGCGGCCGCGGCCCTGGGGGAGCGGCTGGCCCCAGCCCCCCTGCGCGGCGGCCGTCTGCAGGACCCGACGCAGGCGGCCGCGGTCGATGGTAAGGCTTCCGACGTGAAGTACGGGAGCATCGAGGAGGTCCAGCCGAAGCTGGCAAGGGTCGCGTTTCGCCATCGCCGCCACTTCATCGAGGAAGGACTCCCGCGCGAAGGTGCAGGACGGCGAGAACACGGCCCGCCAGGGGCCCGAGGGCACAGGTGAATCCACGAGGACGTAGTCCGTCTCGATGGCGGGTATCGCGTAAGGGATGTCGTAGGCCCCCCAAGACAGATCCTGCCAAGTGGCGGGATCCTTGGCCTCGGCCTCGGTCGGGGGAGGGAAGATCGACAGGTACGAACCCGCCTTGCGATGACCCCAGGCGACGAGGGCCCCGCTCGGGTCCAGGCCCGCCGTGAGGCGGTGCGCGGAGGCAGGCTGGAAGTGCCCGTGGCGCATGTCGTCCGGGCGTGTCCACATCACTTGGACGCGGGCCCCGATCGCCTTCGACACCTGGACCGCTTCGAGAGCGTAGTCGAGGCCCAGACGGCGGCCGAACCCACCGCCGATCAGCGTCACGTTCACGACGACTGCTTCCTTTGGCAGGCCGAGGATCTTGGCCGCCTCGTCGCGCACCTCTTCCGGCGCCTGGGTCGGCGACCATACCTCGCAAGCCCCGGGGCGTACATCGGCGATGGTGTTCATCGGCTCGAGGGGCGCGTGGGCCTGAAAGGGATATTCGTAGACCGCGTCGAGGGTTCGAGCCGCGTTGGCGAGGGCGTCGAGGCCCGCGCCTTCACGGCGGCTCGGGTGTCCCGGACGCTTTGTGGCCTCGGCCAATCGCGCGCGGAAGACCCCGGAATCAAACCCCGCGTTCGGTCCGTCCTCCCAGACGACGTCCAGGGCCCCGCGTCCCTTCTGCGCGGCCCAGGTGTCGCTGCCCACGACCGCGATGCCGCTCGGGATCTCCACCACTTGGCGCACGCCGGGAACCGCCCGCGCCCGGGTCGCATCGAAGTGCGTGACGCGCCCCCCGATCACGGGGGAGCGCTCCACGGCGCCGTAGAGCAGGCCGGGCACGCGCGTGTCGAGGCCGTAGCGCGCGTGGCCAGTCACGATTCGGGGGGCGTCCAGCCGTAGGGTCGGACGGCCGATGAGCCGAAACTGCCCGGGATCTTTGAGCCGGGGGTCTGCGGGCACCTTCAGCTTGGAGGCTGCCTCCACGAGCGACCCGTAGCCGAGCCGCCGTCCGGTGGGGCTGTGGACAACCGCACCCACTTCCGAGCGGCACTCGCCCGCCTCAACTCCCCAGCGCGCCGCCGCCGCGGAGACCAGCATCTCGCGGGCCGCTGCGCCCGCCTTGCGAAGGGCGCCCCAGGACCCGTAGACGCTGCTGCTCCCGCCCGTGCGCAGCCTACGAAAGTTTGGTCCCGGCACGGCCTGGATGAGGGAGACCCCCGCGAGGTCCACGTCCAGCTCCTCGGCCACGAGCATGGGCAGCGCCGTCCTGACACCCTGTCCCATCTCCGACTTGCCGACGGTGATCGTGACCGCGCCGTTGCCGTCGATTCGTAGCCAGGCGTTGGGACTGAACGCCCCCGCCTCCGTGGCCACCGCCACCCTTCCCGCCCAGCCAATTTCGAGCAGGAGCGCCGTTCCGGACAGGGAAGTGGCGCGCAGAAACTCGCGGCGGGTGGCGCTCATCGGCCCGCCGCCCCCGCGCGTTTCACCGCTCGGCGGATTCGCGCGTAGGTGCCGCAACGGCACACGGAGTCGGACATGGCGGCGTCGATCTGGGCGTCGGTGGGACGGGGGTTTTCCCTCAGGAGCGCGGCGGCATTCATGATCATCCCCGGCTGGCAATATCCGCATTGGGCCACGTCCTCTTCGAGCCAGGCTCGCTGGACGGGGTGGCTCCCGTCCTTGGACAGACCCTCGATGGTGGTGATGGAGGCGAGGGCTACGTCCGGCAGGACGACTTGGCACGACCGCACCGCCCGCCCGTCGACATGGACGGTGCAGGCCCCGCATATCCCGACGCCGCAGCCGTACTTGGTGCCCGTGAGATCCAGCCGATCGCGCAGGATCCAAAGGAGGGGCATGTCGGCGGGGGCGTCGACGGAACGGGATTCACCGTTCACTTTGAGGCGAAAGACAGGCATGGAGCCCTCCCGAGGAGCGTACTTGCCGGCGAGACGAGAGCCGGGGGGCGCCTGTTCCGTCGCCGATTGCAAAATGATGTGAGGTCGGCGGTGACGCTCGCTGGCGGTCGGTTCGCGTCCGCACCCCGTCCGTTTCTGTCCGCTAGGGCGCTCGCCCGCTGACTACTCCCGGGCTCCCCCTGGGATCCCGTCGGGCTCGGGCGGGGTCGGGGACTCCCGCGCCGCCGATCAGCCCATCCACTGCGGATTGTGCGCGGTGCCGTCGAACTGGTTGGTGGTCTTGAACAGCTCGTACTGCCCGGTGAGGGCCGCCTGCCGCGTCTTGGCGAGGAGCGCCGCCACTTGCCCCCGCGAGGGCGGCCGGAACGTGCGAGCCGCCTCCAGGGCCTGGTCGAGGCGTTCCATGCTCTCGCAACCCGTGATCACGACCGACGTCGGAAGGCCCAGTGCGTAGTGGAGACACTCGACGGGAGTGACCGTCCCGCTCTTCAGGAGCAGGCCGTCGCCCATGGGCTTCATGCCCAGCACGGCGATGCCTTGCTGGACGAGCCGGGGAACGAGCTTCTCGAAGCTACGGAAGTGCGCGTCCATGGGGTTGAGTGGCATCTGGCAGGCGTCGAACGCGAACCCGTGGGCTTCGGCGACCTCCAGCATGCGCAAGTGCACGGCGGGATCCTTGTGGCCAGTGAAGCCGATGTAGCGGATCTTGCCCGCCTTTTTCGCATCCTGCAGCGCTTCGAGCGGCCCGTCGGCGGCGAAGAAGCGGTCGGGGTCCTCCATCCGGATGTTCTCGTGGTACTGCATGAGGTCGATGGTGTTGCACGCCAGGCGCTGCAGCGATTCGTTGATCTGCCGCTCCGTGGACGCTTTGGTGCGGCCGTCGAACTTCGTCATGAGGAAGACGCGCTGCCGATAGCCGTCGCGGAGGGCCTGTCCCATGCGCCGCTCGCTCTCCCCGTCGTGGTAGTCCCAGCAGTTGTCCATGAACGTGATGCCGCGGTCGATCGCGCTGCGAATGATCCGGATCCCTTCGCGCGCGTCCTGAGGGCGGCCAATGTGATGGCCGCCGAGCCCGATCGCGGAGACCTTCTCGCCGGTGCGGCCGAGCATGCGATAAGGCATGTCCTTCGAACCTTCGTCCGGGTCTCTACCTCGAGCGCCCGCCCGCTGCTCCCCGGCGGCATTGGTTCCGCCGGTCACGCCGCCCACGGTGAGCGCCGCCATGGCCTCCAGGGCTTCTCTCCTCTTCATGACCACCTCCCGTGGCTGCTAAAGCGGCGTCCCACGGCGGATCGCGTCATCTGGCCCGAGACCACTACGATGCAAGCGGTTGCAGAATACTACAGTCCGGCCCGCTCACCTCCCCTCAACGCGTCCAGCGGAGGGACAGGTCCTTCTTGAGGCGGCCGAGGCGCACCTCCAGCCGGTAGGTCTCGCCCGGACGGAAGCGCGATCCGATGTCCCGGGTCCGGACCTGGTCCTCCCAACTCACTTCCACCCGCACCTGATGTGTGCCTGGCATGACATCCAGCACCTCCGTCAGCACGCCGCCCTTGAGCTTGAAGAGCACGAGGTCCTTCGTGACCTCGCCCCTCACTCTCTCCACGAGCAGCTCCTCGCCGTCGAGCCAGAGCCGAACGCGGCCCGACTCGAGGGGGTATTCGAAGTCGACCACGACCCGGGCGGGCTGGGCGAGGGGGGAGGGAGCGGGGGACGCCGGCTCGGGCACGGCCGGCAGTGTCGCCGGAGCGGGCGCGGCGGCGGGGGTCGACGTGACTGGCGCCGGCTGGGAAGGGTTGATCAAGTGACGGCTCCAAACGAGGCCGGTCAGAGCGAGAAAAAGCGCGACCACGAGCACCAGGGTCCGAGCGGGCAGCCGCCGTCCGTTGCCCTTCCGACCTGCCCGGAGTGCGGGGGGGAGGGGTGGGATCGGTTCGGCCGACCCCGGGGCAGGCCCTACCGTGATCGTGGGCATGAAAGCGGCCGGTCCCAGCTCCGCAACCAGCGTGGCTTCTATCTCCGGGGGGGAGGGCGGGGGTTGCACCCACCCTGCGCGGTGCCGGGGTGCTCGCCCGTTGGTGATGTCCTCCAGGTCCTCAGCCAAGCAGCGGGCCTCTGGATAGCGGTCCTGCCGGGACTTGGCGAGTGAGCGTGCAATCACATAGTCAACGGCTGCCGGGAGACTGGAATCGAGTGCCCCGGGCGGGACCGGGTTCTGATTCACTACCCGCCCGAGGATCTGCATCACGCTCTCGCCTTCGAAGGCCTGCCTCCCCGTCAGGAGGGCGTAGGCCACCGATCCCAGCGAGAAGATGTCGCTGCGCGCGTCGACCTTCTCGCTCAAGGCCTGCTCGGGCGACATGTAGAGCGGCGTGCCGAAGAACTGGCCCGCCGCCGTCAGGTGTACCGCTTGCAGCTTGGCGATCCCGAAGTCCAAGACCTTGGGCTGCCCCGAGGGCGGGAGAATGATGTTCGCGGGCTTGATGTCACGGTGCACCACCCCCTTTTCGTGGGCGTGCTGGAGGGCCTCGGCCACGCGGCGGATGATCTGGAGGCTCTCCTTCCACGGGAACCGGACACCCTTCCCGATGATGGCGGCCAGGCTCTCCCCGGGCAGGCGCTCGAAGGCAATGAAGAGCAGGCCGCTCTCCTCGTCGCGCCCCACGTCGTGAACCACCACGATCCCGGGGTGCGAGAGCCGTGCCGCGATACGCGCCTCGGCGGCGAAGCGCCGCTCGAAGTCCTCGCGGTCGGCGGGGAGGGTGACATAGGTCGGGTTGATGGTCTTGAGGGCGACGACGCGGCTCAGCGCCGGATCGTGGGCTTCGTAGACGACGCCCATCATCCCGCGGCCGAGCTCGCGCTGGATTTCGTATCGTCCGATCGTTCCAGGGAGACGTGTCATCCGTGCGGCGATCCAGGCGCCGGCCTTGCCGACCTCCAGGCGGCTCGGTCGTGATTCTACCGTGGGTCAGAGTGATTCGGCCTGGCGCTATTGCGGCCTGAGCAGGCAGCGGCGGGCAGCCTCGCGTGGATCGAGGAGGTTGGGGAGACCGGCCGCGGCCGCCGTCGTTTGGCTCTTTCCGTCCCGATTCAGGCCCCTGGCCCCCTGGAGGTGGTGGTGAGGATCGCGTCCGCCAGGCGGGCGGCCGCCTTCGGGTGGTTGCCCAGAAAGAGGTAGGGCTCGATGAGCTCGACCTCCATGAGGGTCAGGCCCCCTTCCGCCGCGACGGCGTCTATCCGAGCGTAGGCCCAAGGGCCCTTGATGTAGTGGGCAACCGCCTCGGCCCCGGAGAGGGCCGAGCGGGGTGGAGTCTCCGTGAGAGCGCTGCCCCCGTACTCGGCCTGGACACGGAAGTCACCCGCGGCCGGTCGCTTGAGCACCGCATGGCTGAACTCGCCCCCCAGGAACACGAAGGACCACTCGCCCTCCTTTTCGATCTCCCTGAGGAACGGCTGCACGAGGACGTCGCCCTCCGCCGTGAGCTCGTGCAAGGCGCGATGGGCATCCTCGCTCGCAGCGTTTTGCGCGGAGATGCGCCAGGTCCGGAATGCCGAGGCGGATACCGCGGGCTTGACGACGGCTTCCGACCACCCTCGTTCCCGAAGCAAACGGCCCAGATCGACGGTCGATCCGCGCTCGAGCCAGGCGGTGGGGACGACGGGCAGGCCCGCCGCCTTCAGCTCCTGCAGATACGACTTGTGCGCGTTGGAGCGGACCAGGGGAGCGGGGTTCCACAGCTGTACCCCATCCGCCTCGACGCGGTCGAGCCAACCCAGGAACTCGGAGAGCCGCAGGTGGTAATCCCAGCAGGAGCGAATGACCACGAGCTCGAACGTGGTCCAGCGCACGTCGGGGTCGTTCCACACCACCGGCCGCGCGCTGACGCCGCGCCGCGATAGCTCGTCCACCAGGAGGCGATCGTCCTCCGTCAGATCGGGAACTCTGGCGCAAGTCGCGACGGCGACCTTCATTCTCGGCGCCCGGGGCCGACCCGCAGCCGGCCCGGCTCCTTTTCTCTTCTCGTCAAGTGGCCTCCCGCCTCCCTTGCGCGCGACCGTCTCCCGAAGTGCGCCGCCCAACCCACTCGATCCTGGCGGGTGTTCTCGGCATCGGTGTGGCCGCCGCCGACGGGCTCTCGGTGCGAGCCGAGGGACAGGATACGCCATGTAGGCTTCCCCTTTTTCCGGGTCCGGACCCAAGCCTCCGCGCAGCAATCCTCGTCTGATCACTTCACGCGGGAGCCCGTGGCTCACCCGTCTTGACAGGAGGTCGCATATCGATATATCTCTATACTCATGTACCAACATACCAACAACCAATTGGAGAGGGGAAAGTCATGATGCAGCCGATCCTTCTGCTCGGTGCACTCGCCATGAGCTCGCCGAGCCCAGAGCCCTTTGTGCCCGCGCGACTGACGAGGTCCTATACGCAGCACCTCGACGCGCCTCCGGGTGTGGTCTTTCCGCTCCTCGGGCCCGTGCAGGAGAAACAGTGGGCGCACGGCTGGGATCCGGCGTTCGTTTATCCGCCGGGCGGGGTGGACGAGAGGGGATGCGTGTTCATGACCGGCGGCGGGGCCAGCGTGTGGATACTCACGGTGTTTGACGCGCCGGGCCTGCGGGTGGGGTATGTGCAGGTCACACCTGGCGTACGAGTGGCGGAGTTGAGCATCACGCTGGCCCCCGCGGGGACGACGGGAACCGTAGCCGTGATCTCGTATACCTGGACCGCCCTCTCCGCCAAGAGCAATGAGTTCATGGAGGCCCATCGTGGCCCGCTGTTCGAAGAGGGCATGCGGGAGTGGGAGGCTGGGTTCAACGCTTATTTGAGGGGGCGGGCGAAGGAGTAGGGAGCGACATGGACATAGGTATCTTTCAGCTCTTGCCCCAACCCGAGGGGCTATCCGACCGGGACGTGATCGCGCAGGCAGAGTGGGAAGTGGACCTGGCAGAGGCCGGGGGTTACAGCAGCGTCTGGGTGACCGAGCACCACTTGTCGCCCTTCGGGCTCGTGGGGGCGCCCTCCGTCTATGCGGCCGCGGTTGCCGCGCGGACGGAGCGGATCACGATAGGTTACGGAGTTGCGGTCGTTCCTCTGCATCACCCCCTGCGGCTCGCGGAGGAGATCGCATGGATCGATCACCTTAGCCGGGGTCGTTTGATTGTGGGTGTCGGTCCCGGTTTCAGCCCCTATGAGTTCGCTGCGTTCGGCGTGCCGCTTGGCGACCGTCACCGGCGTCTGGAGGAGGGGCTTGCTATCCTGCGGGGGGCGCTGGGACAGTCGTCGTTCGCGCATTCGGGTGACTACTGGACCTTTCCTCGCGTCGCGTTGAGGCCGCGGCCCTACCACGGAGCGGTGCCCCCCTTCCTGCGAGCCTGCTCGAGCCTCGAGTCTGTCCGACAGGCCGCCCATGAAGGGACGCCCCTCATGCTCGGCCTTAAGTCCAATCCGGAGATTGCCGAGAGAGTCAAGGCGTACCGAGCGATCCGAAGCGAGCTCGGCCTGTCTGCGGCCGAGATCGATCGTGAGGTGGCCGCCTTCCGTGTCCTGCGCCGCGTCAGCGTGGCCGACACGGACGAGGGCGCCCTGGCCGCCGTGAAGCAGGCTTTGATCTGGGAAGGGGAGACCGCCCGGAGAGTGCATGGTCCCGCGACCCCCGGGGCCGGGGCTACAACCGCTGATGGTGGTGCCGTACGGGATGGGGGGGAGGTCTCGGGCGCGTGCGTCGGAACCCCGGCGACAGTGGCGGCCGAGCTGGTCGCCCTACGGAACCTCGGCATCCAGCACGTGATCGCGTGGCTCAACTTCGGCGACATGCCGTACGCCAGGGTCCGGCGATCGATGGAGCTCATGGCGCAAGAGGTCATCCCCCTCGTCGTGGAGGACGTGTCGGAAGAGTCAAGCGTGGCGAAGGCGAAAGTCGGATAGGGCGGGGGAAGTCGCGGCCCGGCGAAACTTGTTGTGGACGCGGTCGCGACGCGCGGCCTCTCTGCACCGTGCAGCTTTGCTCTTGACGGCCCACGCACCTCTGGCATAGGGTCGCACGCGGAGGTGAGGGCTATGCGAAACCGGCTGAAGG from Vicinamibacteria bacterium includes these protein-coding regions:
- a CDS encoding peptidyl-alpha-hydroxyglycine alpha-amidating lyase family protein is translated as MRRWILAVVALLGFALHLAGQDAAPAVMPVGLQGYKADPAWPQRPAGITWGEIPGVAVDARDNVWVFSREAPHLQVYAPDGKLLKTWPELEHKRAHHIKVDPEGGIWLSDVGLHTVRKFTPEGKLLLTLGTPGVPGEDRTHMNQPTDMAIVPSGDIFVSDGYGNNRVVHFDGKGGFVKAWGRRGNGPGEFNLPHAITVDSKGRLYVADRSNARIQVFDQSGTFVEQWRNLLVPWSLWITPQDEIWTSGSSPTLAFDPRGMTGLPPPDQAFMRLNTAGKLLELWCPRLGADGQEKPGETNWVHALAADSKGNLYAGDIRGHRVQKFVRVR
- a CDS encoding SRPBCC family protein, with protein sequence MMQPILLLGALAMSSPSPEPFVPARLTRSYTQHLDAPPGVVFPLLGPVQEKQWAHGWDPAFVYPPGGVDERGCVFMTGGGASVWILTVFDAPGLRVGYVQVTPGVRVAELSITLAPAGTTGTVAVISYTWTALSAKSNEFMEAHRGPLFEEGMREWEAGFNAYLRGRAKE
- a CDS encoding molybdopterin cofactor-binding domain-containing protein translates to MSATRREFLRATSLSGTALLLEIGWAGRVAVATEAGAFSPNAWLRIDGNGAVTITVGKSEMGQGVRTALPMLVAEELDVDLAGVSLIQAVPGPNFRRLRTGGSSSVYGSWGALRKAGAAAREMLVSAAAARWGVEAGECRSEVGAVVHSPTGRRLGYGSLVEAASKLKVPADPRLKDPGQFRLIGRPTLRLDAPRIVTGHARYGLDTRVPGLLYGAVERSPVIGGRVTHFDATRARAVPGVRQVVEIPSGIAVVGSDTWAAQKGRGALDVVWEDGPNAGFDSGVFRARLAEATKRPGHPSRREGAGLDALANAARTLDAVYEYPFQAHAPLEPMNTIADVRPGACEVWSPTQAPEEVRDEAAKILGLPKEAVVVNVTLIGGGFGRRLGLDYALEAVQVSKAIGARVQVMWTRPDDMRHGHFQPASAHRLTAGLDPSGALVAWGHRKAGSYLSIFPPPTEAEAKDPATWQDLSWGAYDIPYAIPAIETDYVLVDSPVPSGPWRAVFSPSCTFARESFLDEVAAMAKRDPCQLRLDLLDAPVLHVGSLTIDRGRLRRVLQTAAAQGGWGQPLPQGRGRGIAANVYDGDTHMAMCAEVTVSDGTVRVDRIVVAVDCGPVVNPLGVEEQIESGVVWGLATVLFGEITIANGRVQQGSYGDYAVPRLKDMPRVETHLLPATVAQPSGICEPPVPLVAPAVLNAVFAATGRRIRRLPLRPADLG
- a CDS encoding serine/threonine-protein kinase, coding for MTRLPGTIGRYEIQRELGRGMMGVVYEAHDPALSRVVALKTINPTYVTLPADREDFERRFAAEARIAARLSHPGIVVVHDVGRDEESGLLFIAFERLPGESLAAIIGKGVRFPWKESLQIIRRVAEALQHAHEKGVVHRDIKPANIILPPSGQPKVLDFGIAKLQAVHLTAAGQFFGTPLYMSPEQALSEKVDARSDIFSLGSVAYALLTGRQAFEGESVMQILGRVVNQNPVPPGALDSSLPAAVDYVIARSLAKSRQDRYPEARCLAEDLEDITNGRAPRHRAGWVQPPPSPPEIEATLVAELGPAAFMPTITVGPAPGSAEPIPPLPPALRAGRKGNGRRLPARTLVLVVALFLALTGLVWSRHLINPSQPAPVTSTPAAAPAPATLPAVPEPASPAPSPLAQPARVVVDFEYPLESGRVRLWLDGEELLVERVRGEVTKDLVLFKLKGGVLTEVLDVMPGTHQVRVEVSWEDQVRTRDIGSRFRPGETYRLEVRLGRLKKDLSLRWTR
- a CDS encoding aldo/keto reductase; protein product: MVMKRREALEAMAALTVGGVTGGTNAAGEQRAGARGRDPDEGSKDMPYRMLGRTGEKVSAIGLGGHHIGRPQDAREGIRIIRSAIDRGITFMDNCWDYHDGESERRMGQALRDGYRQRVFLMTKFDGRTKASTERQINESLQRLACNTIDLMQYHENIRMEDPDRFFAADGPLEALQDAKKAGKIRYIGFTGHKDPAVHLRMLEVAEAHGFAFDACQMPLNPMDAHFRSFEKLVPRLVQQGIAVLGMKPMGDGLLLKSGTVTPVECLHYALGLPTSVVITGCESMERLDQALEAARTFRPPSRGQVAALLAKTRQAALTGQYELFKTTNQFDGTAHNPQWMG
- a CDS encoding (2Fe-2S)-binding protein — its product is MPVFRLKVNGESRSVDAPADMPLLWILRDRLDLTGTKYGCGVGICGACTVHVDGRAVRSCQVVLPDVALASITTIEGLSKDGSHPVQRAWLEEDVAQCGYCQPGMIMNAAALLRENPRPTDAQIDAAMSDSVCRCGTYARIRRAVKRAGAAGR